TTTGTTGCTGATGGAGCCGACGCTGCTGCCCGGCACGCTCATCCTGGTGGATGGCCGCACCAACAATGCGCGTTTTCTGGCGCGCAACTTCCAACGCGAATATCTGATCCACTGGGATCGGGACAGGGATTGCACGACCTTTGAACTGAACGAAGAGCGGCTGGGAAAATACAATGTGCTCGGCTCGGATTTCATGTGATCGCCGGGCCAACAAAGCATTCGGGGTAGTGGCTCAAAGGGGAGAGGCCTGGCCGCAGATGAACGCTGAAAACGCGAATCAAACCTGTCAGCCATTCAATTGATCTGCGTAGGCCTGTGTTGATCTGCGGCTTGGCTCTCCCCATTGTCCCACTACCGCATTCAGTAGTTTCGGAGTTTTACTTTGATCATTGCGGAAAAGCTTTCCAAACGGTACCGCCTCGGCGGCAAACAACAACGGTACAAAACGCTGCGCGACCAGATTGTCGAACAAACGCGCGCCTCCGTGCAAAAGGTCGGCGCGCTCTTCAGCGGGCGCTCGAAGGCAGCCAGCGCAGAGGCGAACACCTTTTGGGCGCTCAAAGACGTCTCGTTTGAAATCAAACCCGGCGAAGTCGTCGGCATCGTGGGCCGCAATGGCGCGGGCAAAACGACCTTGTTGAAACTGCTCTCGCGCATCACCGAACCGACCAGCGGCTGCGCCACGATTCAGGGCCGCATCGGTTCCCTGCTCGAAGTCGGCACCGGCTTTCACAATGAGCTTTCGGGCCGCGAGAATATCTATCTGAACGGCACGATCCTGGGCATGAAACGGGCCGAGATCAATCGCAAGCTCGACGAGATCATCGCTTTTGCCGAAGTGGAAAAATTCATTGATACGCCGGTCAAACATTACTCCAGCGGCATGTACATGCGCTTGGCCTTTTCGGTCGCGGCGCACTTGGAGCCGGAGATTCTGTTGATTGATGAAGTGCTGGCGGTCGGCGACAGCGTCTTTCAGAAAAAGTGTTTGGGCAAGATGGAAGACATCGGCAAGGCCGGGCGCACGGTGCTCTTTGTCAGCCACAATCTGGCGGCGGTGCGTTCGCTCTGCAACAAAGGGCTGCTGCTGAAAGAAGGCCAACTGGTCGAGGCGGGCGACATCGGGCGCATCATCGAGTCGTATTACAAATCGGTCAGCCAGGATGCCGAAACCCAAACCGACACCAGCGCGACGCATTCGCGCTTCGGGCCAGTGACGTTGAACGAATCGCTCAAACCGACTCTGCTGCAAGCGGAAGGCTTCGAGGTTTCGACCACGTTGAATATCACCAGCGAAATCGGCGGCTTCACGCTGCACTGCATCCTGGAAGACATGCACGGCGATCAGGTCTTCCACGTGCGGCAGGAAAGCCCGCAACTCAGCACGCGCAAGCTGACGGCGGGCAAGTACAACATCGAACTGCGCATCCCGCCGCTCTGGCTCAATCCCGGTTTGTATTCGCTATATTTCAAAGTGCTGTACTGGGGCGATTTCGCTTCGTCGCGGCACGTGTCTGATCGGCTGTTGATTGATGTCAACGGCGAAAGCAGCGCCACCAATGCGCTGTTGCACCCGCAATCCGACTGGGCGTTCTATCCCTCACCAGAACGCACGCGCCAGCCCAACGTTCTGGCAGCCCAATAATGTCACTTTCCCTCAACAGCGAATCGGCTGTTAGGCCGATTCCAACTACCACGTTACAACAGCCTCGTTCGTTGTTGTTTTTTTATGCGACACACGCGATTTCGACGGATGCGCCGACCTCTGTCGCGCGCTCGCTGGGGCTGACCATCGAATGGCTCAACGAACATTATCCCGCTTGGCAAATCGAAGCCATTTGTCCGCCCGGCGGCAAGGCGGGCAAAGCGCGCTTTATCAACGCCGATTTAGATGCCGGCGATCAGCGCTGGCTTCGCTTCCGTCGCCTCTTGAATTGGGTGCATCGCGAAACGCGCTGGGCGCCCAAGGCGGTCAAGCTCGCGGCGCAAGCGCAGCTCAAACCCGATCTGACGATTTGCGTTTCATCGTATGTCGCGCGGCAGGTGCGGCAACACTTCCCACAAACCAAACTCATTTATTGGGTGCGCAATCTGCCCGCGCCCAGTCAGGAACAAACGGTGTTTGCGGCGCTCAAAATCGTGGACGCCGTCGTCGTACCCAGCCGCGCGATTTACCAGGCGATGTGGCAGCTTTACAGCCGGGATGCGTTTCCCGCGCCCGTCTGGATCATTCCCAATCGGCTGGATCAACGCCGCTTCCACCCGGCGGAGGCGAACACGCGCCAACAGCAGCGCGCCAAACTGGGCCTGGCCGAAACGGATATTGCCATCGTGCACGTCGGCGGCACAGCGGTGCATAAAGGCCGCCACATTGTCGAGCAGGCGCTCAGGCTTTGCCGCGACCTCGGTCGTCGTGTCGTGTTGTTTTCGGCGGGCGGCAAGCAGCAACCGGCGCGTGCCTTGGGCGCCAATCTTGAATTGGTCGAACTGGGCATGCTCACGCCGGATGCGCTGGCCGATCTTTATCACGCCTGCGATTTGGGCGTCGTGCCGAGCCTGTGTTGGGAAAGTTTTTCGCTCGCCACGACTGAAATGATGAGCGCGGGCCTGTGCGTCATCGCGTCGAACACCGGCGGCATTCCTGAAAATTTGCAAGACCAGCAAAACGGCTGGCTCATTCAAAATCCGAACGAGTTGCGCGAATGGGCGCACGCGCTCGAACAAACCATCACCAATACCGAATTGCGCCAACGGCTGGCTAGCGACGCCAAACAAACGGCGGCGGCGCGATTCGGCCCGGGCAGCACCGAAGTGGATGCGCACTGGCATCAACTGTTGCAACATCTGCTTGCCCCTTAGAGCGGTTTGCAAATGAATGTATAGGAAAAAGCGTGCTGCGGGACGGTACCGCGCGCGTCAGCAAGCGGTGCATCAACGTTGGCGGGATGAGCTACAGATCAAGTCTCCGCTTGCTGACGCGCGCGGTACCGTCCCGTACACCGATCTGCAATCCGATCTAAGCTCTGATACCCATCAACAATCCTCTCTATGAAAACACTGTTACTCGTTCCCGATAGCGTCGGCATTCGCAACTTCCTGTGCAGCCGCTTCCCGCATTATTTGATCGAAGAGGGCGAGGTACACGTCTGGCACGCGCTGCCGCCCGCGAGCGTAGCGTTCTTTCAGCAACGTTTCGGCGACAAGCTGCAATGGCAGGCGTTGCCTGATTATCCTGAGACGCTGATTGAACGCATCTTTCGCCAAGCCAAAGTCTACGCCCAACTGCACGGGCAAAATGATTTCACGCTGCAACTGGCGTTGCGCAATCTGCAAATGCTGCGCTCGATCAAAGCCCGCTGGATCGGACAGGTCGCGCAACGGCTGGGCAGTTTTGTCCCCGGCACGGCGGGGGCGCTCAAATTGGATCGGCTGCACAAACGCGCGGCTTTGTGGAATCGGGGCGCGCGCGCCTTTGAAAATTATCTGCGCGAACTGCGGCCCGACATCGTCTTTTGCACCCAGCAGCGCGCACACAAAGCGGTGCCCGCGTTCTTGAGCGCGCAAAAGCTGGGCATTCCGACCGCGACGTTTATTTACTCCTGGGACAATCTGCCGAAAGGCCGGATGGCCGTGCATTCGGATTACTTTCTCGTGTGGAGCGATTACATGAAAAACGAGATGCAGGAGTATTACCCCGACATCACGCCGGAGCGCGTCATCGTCACCGGCACGCCGCAATTTGAAGGCTATTTCAATCAGGACTGGATCAAACCGCGCGAGGTCTTTTTGCGCGCGTTGGGCGTAGACCCGGCGCGACCCGCGATCTGTTTTTCCGGCGACGATGTGCTGACCTCGCCGCACGATCCGGTCTTTCTGGCCGATCTCGCCCAAGCCTTGCGCACATTGCCCGAAGCCGGGCGGCCCCAAATCGTCTTTCGCCGTTCGCCGGTGGATTGGACGCCGCGCTATGACGACACCTTCAAACGTTTCCCTGAAATCATCGTCTCTGATCCGGTTTGGTCAACCAGCGACAGCGGCGGCGATTGGACGCAGTTCACGCCGACCGAAGACGACATGATCCTGCTCAGCAATCTGGCGCATCACATGGATTTGGTCATCAACTTAGGCTCGACGATGGCGATGGATTTTGCCATCACAGGCAAGCCGGCCATCTTCATCGCCTACAATCCGCCCAATAAAAATCCGTACTGGAACGTCGAAGATATTTACCGCATGCCGCATTTCAAACCCGTGCATGCGCTGCAACCGGTTTACTGGGCCAAGTCGCCGTATGAACTGGCGGGCCTGGTGCAGCGGGCCTTGGCCTTTCCGCAGGAGAAAGAAGCCGAGCGGCAGGCCTGGCTCAAATCGCACGCCGCACAACCTTTCAGCGAAGCGAGTTGGCGTTGCAGCACGGCGCTCAAACAAATCGCTCAACGCAGCAGCGCCGTTAGGTTTGAACCCAAGGGTTATCACGTTGAGACTTCCGCAATAGTTTAAGTCCTGGTGGCAACGATGAAATTACTGATCACCGCGAAGTGGCTGAGCTTGGATAAAACATCCGAAGCGATTTGTACGTCGAAGGTCATCAAAGCGCTCGACGCCGCCGGGCACGAAATTCTTTGTTTGACCTCAGACCCGGCCTTTGTTGCGCGCACGGACTGGTTCACGCTGCCCTGGCTGGGCGCAGCCCGCGTCTTACACATCAGGCGGTGCGGACAATCACCGCCCGCGTTAAAGTTGGACAAACTACGCCAGGCTATCGCCGCCAGAGGCGCCCTCGGCGCGCAACTCGCCCGGAAGCTGGATACGGCGCTAGCCTATGCGACCGGCTATCGCACGAGCGTGTGGCAGGAAGTCAGCGCATGGCGGCATGCCATTCAAACAGTAGCGCACGCCGAACAACCAGACTGCTTATACATTCGCGGGGCCGGGGTCGAGCTGGAACCGCATCTGGCGATGCTGGACAGGCCCGTTCCGCAACCTTGGGTGGCGCACTATCACGACCCGTTTCCGATGAGTCGGTTCCCCGAACCTTATCGTTATGAAGTTCCGCTGCTGGCGCGCCGGCAGGAAGCATTACATCGGAACATTCTACGGCAAGCCGATGCGCTTACGTTTCCCAGCCAACGGCTGTTGGAATGGGTGTTGCCAACTGAACTGGCCGCAACGCGCGCCAAGGCCGTTGTGATTCCGCATCTGGGGATGGATTTGCCCGGGGATGAAGCTGCAAACGCGCTTCCCACAGAACTCCAATTGGACGGTTCACAGTTCAACCTTGTCCATGCGGGCACGCTGTTAGGCCCGCGCCTGCCGTGGGCGTTGATTGATGGCTTTCTCGAATTTCTCAAAGCGGCTCCGGCCAGACAGGCCCAGGCCAGGCTGTGGCTGATCGGCAAAGCAAACAGCGCCCATCTGAAAGACCCGCGCTGGCAAGCGGCAGCCCAGCACCCCAATATCAAGCTCACTAACCAAAGAATCTTGTATGGCCAATCCATTACCCTCTTACGCGCTGCCACCGCGACGGTCGTGTTGGAAGCCGAGGCCCAGGAAAGTCCGTTCTTTCCGGCCAAATTGGCAGATTATCTTTGGCATCAAAAACCGATTCTGGCGCTCTCGCCCAAACCTTCTGTTACCGCCGACATACTGGGGCGCGACTATCCGCTCATCGTCACACCGGGTGATGCGCGCGGCGTGCAGCAAGCGTTGAATGCTCTCTGGGAAGCCTGGGAAAGCGCCACATTAAACCGCTTTGTGCTGGGCGCTGAGACGCTCAACGCAATCCACGCTGACACGGTCGTGGCCGAATTAACTCGTCTTTTCACCGCCCTGACAACCGGTCAATCCGTCGCTGAGCAAAAGCCCGCAACCGTCAATGCACATCTGCTTCCTTTGCAATGAGTATCCGCCCGGCAAGCACGGCGGCATCGGCAG
This DNA window, taken from Acidobacteriota bacterium, encodes the following:
- a CDS encoding ABC transporter ATP-binding protein, producing the protein MIIAEKLSKRYRLGGKQQRYKTLRDQIVEQTRASVQKVGALFSGRSKAASAEANTFWALKDVSFEIKPGEVVGIVGRNGAGKTTLLKLLSRITEPTSGCATIQGRIGSLLEVGTGFHNELSGRENIYLNGTILGMKRAEINRKLDEIIAFAEVEKFIDTPVKHYSSGMYMRLAFSVAAHLEPEILLIDEVLAVGDSVFQKKCLGKMEDIGKAGRTVLFVSHNLAAVRSLCNKGLLLKEGQLVEAGDIGRIIESYYKSVSQDAETQTDTSATHSRFGPVTLNESLKPTLLQAEGFEVSTTLNITSEIGGFTLHCILEDMHGDQVFHVRQESPQLSTRKLTAGKYNIELRIPPLWLNPGLYSLYFKVLYWGDFASSRHVSDRLLIDVNGESSATNALLHPQSDWAFYPSPERTRQPNVLAAQ
- a CDS encoding glycosyltransferase family 4 protein encodes the protein MSLSLNSESAVRPIPTTTLQQPRSLLFFYATHAISTDAPTSVARSLGLTIEWLNEHYPAWQIEAICPPGGKAGKARFINADLDAGDQRWLRFRRLLNWVHRETRWAPKAVKLAAQAQLKPDLTICVSSYVARQVRQHFPQTKLIYWVRNLPAPSQEQTVFAALKIVDAVVVPSRAIYQAMWQLYSRDAFPAPVWIIPNRLDQRRFHPAEANTRQQQRAKLGLAETDIAIVHVGGTAVHKGRHIVEQALRLCRDLGRRVVLFSAGGKQQPARALGANLELVELGMLTPDALADLYHACDLGVVPSLCWESFSLATTEMMSAGLCVIASNTGGIPENLQDQQNGWLIQNPNELREWAHALEQTITNTELRQRLASDAKQTAAARFGPGSTEVDAHWHQLLQHLLAP